From the genome of Loxodonta africana isolate mLoxAfr1 chromosome 4, mLoxAfr1.hap2, whole genome shotgun sequence:
gataaaaagggcaacacctgcccaaaagcaatgacaagaaggcaggaaggaacaggaaatatGGACGGAAATGGGGAATCAGATTGtgggaggggagagtgttgacacatcgcaagaatggcaaacaatgtcataaaacaatttctgtataaattgttgaatgagaaactaattttctctgtaaaatttcacctaaagcacacactcaaaaaaaaaaaaaaaaacaagaatatcTTGGTCTCAAAGAAATGGCAGCTAAATTAATTCCACTGAATTTGGTTAACTAAAGTATAAACTGTAATTATAAACTATGGTGCATCCTTACGAGGACATTCTGCAGCCATAAAAAATACATTCATATTTTACTTACTGACATGAAAAATATTCTCAAGAAAATTAACCACTCAAACCTGGTCTCCTGGAAGAAAGCTCTGGATGACACTAAAACTGAGATGTATTGATTCATAAGGAGATAAATTACTAAAATTAGGTGGGGATTTGGGCTACCATGACCTGATGATCATTAGGACATAGAAAGGAGTCTCCAAAGAGTGGGAAACAGAAAGTAGGTGGAAATGAGGTTGTCACCTAAGCTGGACTCCCCCTAGGTAACTGGATCTCAGGTCTCAAGGCTCAGGTTGCATTTGAGTTCACTGGAAAGACAAGGATTTTGAGTAGGAATAAAGTGAAGGTTCCTGACTTTATTGGAGAGGACAACCGGCTGTATGTGGGGTAACTGGGAAACAGTCTTCCTGGTCTGATGATTTGGTGCTAATTAAGGGAATTGTTTCAACAATTATTGAACATTTACACATATGGCCACCTTTCTAGGCAATGAGAAGATGAAAAACAATTTCAGATAGTGTTAAGAACTATGAATATAATAGGGCAAAATAATGagtgataaagagacagaggaaggGCTTGGGGCTAGAATCACGACAAAGTGTTAGCTATGCAAACATTTAGGATGAATGGACCAAGTTGCAGAAATAGCAAGGGAATAGGCCTTGAGACAGAAAGCAAGCCAGTGTGACTACAGCAGTGTCAGCAAGGGAGAAGACAAAAAGGTCATGAGGAAAGCAAGGGACAGAGCACAGTAAAGAGCAGGTATAATAGCAAGTTACTAAGATTTAAACAGGCAGTCACCTAACCTCTTCAGATACAAAGGAATTACCTTTTAACTATGGAGAATGGATGGGGGAATTAAGGGTAAGAGGGAGAAATTAAAAAAGGCACCGTGCAATAAGCCAAGAGAAAAACAAGGACAGCTTGGCCTAGGGTGGTTAACAACGGAGATGGGGCAAAACACACAAATCCAAAATACATGCCACCCACTGATAGTGTGAGCAGGTTTGTATAGGGTCTCTGGACTTTTATGAAACTTACGTAAAAGAAACTTCATTGGTTCTAGTTTCAAAAATACCCAGCTACTTTAGATACCAATCTGGTACACATAAATCTCAACTTTATTTAGGGTTAAGTCAGACTCTGATTAGTCTGAGCAATTCTGGCTACACTCAGAATACTGCTGCAAAGAGAGGACCAGTGTGAAGCAAGTCAACACAAAGGTACTACCACCCCATGAGACTGTGGATCATCCCTCGGCCCCCTCCCCATGACATCTCCCTTAGCACTTGAAAGCTTCCAGAGCCTACAGTGCTTTCTTGTGGTTATCACAAATCCTCAGAATCTAATCTTATTCTTTGATGCTGATTTCTTTAAAGTTCTATGAATCATTCACAAGATGAATAACGTGAGAAAAAGCAAATTGGCAGAGATGTTATTCACTGGTCTAGAGTATTTCCGAATTACTAGCTTAATATCccctccatattaaaaaaaaaaaaaagagtataagtCTTAGATGATTAATTTATTAGGAGACCAGAAAAAAAGCTTTTAAATGCTACCTCAATTTAAAGGATGAAGATAAAATTTAGTACTTCTTAAAAAACACTGAAGGTCtacaattatttttataaaatttctcTTTCTGTATGTACACAGAGAACTGTGTGTGCTAATGTTCACTCTATTTTAaggtttttggggggggtgggatTTTGTGATTCTTTTGCTATTTATGTGAATTCTGAATTGCTTTATTTTTTCCGTATAATAAGCACGTATCATTTAAATAAACCATTAttcttaagtttttaaaaaaggcaagACAAGTATTTCCAGGCAATCTAGAGAGAAGGGAGGCAAATACAGCTCCATCAAAAAACTTGAAAACTTCAAAAATCCAGTACATGTAACTGCATTTCAGAATTAGGAAACGAGTTTACTAGATTCTTAATCAAGTTGCCTTTTGACAGTCATGACGTAGAAAAACCTTTATGGCTATTTCCATTTATAAAACCCAAATCTATCTGTTTTccttaagaaataaaacactgtttTGTTTTAAGAGGCAATTTATTTAGACAACTAAAAACAATTAGATGATGTTCAGAAGCAGTGTACAATGAAAAAGAAGCCATACCAATTTatcatttattccctcttctTTATGACTAAAGCAAAAAAGTCTTTCTGCTTTAAGGGAAAGTCAGAAAAATATgccatcatatttttttttcttcataataaCATAAACAGCTACAAGAAATCTAATTGAATAAGAGGAATTGGATGTTGGCTTGCACATATTCATTCTGAAGTGACAGTAGGCTGTCGAACTACAAGAGCATGATTCCACCTGCCTTCTTCTGATACTCTTTGAGTTTTCACTTACAAGTAACACCCAGTTAGTTTCAGTGCGGGAGCTAATTCATATTTCCCGTTATGTACTGCCCACGTTTGCCTTAAGCAGAGAGTAACCCTGGAAGGCTGAtgggtttctctgcttgcttgtttgaGTCCGTAGGTTGTATACTGCGGCACACATGCCCCATGCTCAGGCCTTAACTTCAGGAGTTGAACTATAGATGGAATCTGAATTCTCTGAAGCAATTTCTTCTgcaatttaaaaaacagaaaacacacattAATCAacttaataaaggaaaaaaagcaaatctACATTTAGGTGTAATAAAGGAATAAAAGTTTGTTAAAGTATGCTGtgatgaggggggaaaaaaagagcaaatgcACCTGGTCAATGAAGAAAAGAGCTCATGTATTTTACCCATTAGACTTTTATACCGTAACTATAGATTTTCTGCGGTAGCCCTCTTTTAATCCTGTACATTTCTGGGCGACATTTTCAATGACTCCAGCTACCCAATAACAACAAATTAAAGTGATATGTCTTTAAAAGATCTGGTGCCCTCCTTTAATCATTCCAAcgtaaagtaaaattaaatgatTAGAGCATATTATCACTTACAATTCTAGATTGGGGAAAGAGCATTTGGTGTGTAGCAAGCTCTTAATACACATTAAAGATTAACAGTGATTCAAATCCTTATATTTAATGTGACTCGaatcaaaatattaaacaattttttttttttcaagaaggcacttagcaataaaaaataattaaggaGAATTCTAACTGGGCTAAGTGTAGTATCTCTCCCCCAAATTGTCATACCCAATTTTTCATGGCAGAAATCTAGAATTTGCTTATATTCCTTCTctgcaaaataataaaattaccaaGTCCTATCAATtctccaaagagccctggtgacacagtggttaaagcacgtggctgctaatcaaaaagtctgtggttcaaacccagcagttaatccatgggagaaagacagtttgcttctgtaaagctttacagcctcagaaatcctatggggcagttctcctgtcctacagggttgctgagtcagaattgacttgacggcagtgagttagGGTACCAATTCTCCACTAAGTCTCTCACCTCCATCTATCTTTCCCTAACTTCATTGCCATTTTCTTAGTCAAAACCACATGATCGCTCTCCCAGACTGCTGTATTTTTACCCAAGTAACACGCATAttatccgtttttttttttttgccaaccgcACCCTCTCCCTTGCCGCCCGCTACAAGGTAGCTTTGTAAGCACAATATAttcttttttacatgttgctgttgacttacagtgaccccaagtacaatagaacgaaacactgccctgtcctgcgccactctcacaattgttatgtttcagCACATTactgcagccaatgtgtcaatccatctcgatgaggatcttcttctttttcgctggccctctactttaccaagcatgatgtcctctccagggactggtccctcctgataacatgtccaaagtatgtgagatgaagtctcgccatacttgcttctaaggagcattcttgctgtatttcttccaagacagatttgttcattcctctgttggttcatggtatattcaatattcttcaccaacaccctaattcaaaggcatcgattcttctttggtcttatgcattgttcagctttcacatgcacatgacatgattgaaaatacgatggcttggtTTAGGtgcacttagtcctcaaagtgagacctctgcttttgaacattttaaagaggtcttttgcagcaaatttgctcaatgcaatgagtcgtttgatttcttgactgctacttccataagcactgattgcagatccaaggaaaatgaaatcctttacagcttcaatcttttctccgtttatcatgatattggttattggtccagttgtgagggtttttgttttctttatgttgaggtgcaatgcatcctgaagtctttgatcttcatcagtgtttcaagtcctctttgctttcagcaaacaagattgtgtcatctgcataccacggGTTGTCAAAGAGTCTTCCATCCTGATGGCCTATtctttatagtccagcttctcagatttactcagcgtacagattaaataagtatggtaaaagaatacaaccctgcacacacctttcttgactctaaaccatgcattatccccttattctatttgaacgactgctccttggtctgtgtacaggttcctcgtgagcacaatcaagtgttctggaattcccattcttcacaatgttatctacaaTTTATCATCcacatggtcaaatgcctttgcatagtcaataaaacacaggtaaacacctttctggtattttctgctttcagccaagatccatctgacatcggtaatgatattcctcattacacgtcctcttatgaatctggcttgaacttctggcagttacctgCTGATGTACTGtttcaactgcttttgaatgatctttactTGTGttaatattgcttgataatttccacattctgttggatcacctttctctggaatgggcacaaatatggatctcttccagtcagttgacatgtgtcgtggattgaattgtgtccccccaaaatatgtgtcaacttggttaggccatgattcccagtattatgtcgttgtcctccattttgtgactgtaattttcctatgtattataaatcctaatctctgcctgtggttaatgaggcaatattagaTTATACTAAAGAGgctcagggtgggattgtaacaccgttactaaggtcacatctttgatccaatgtaaagggagttttctcaCAAGAGATCTTACAAGAgagtaaaggaaagggaagtgagcagagagttggggacctcatatcaccaagaaagcagtgcaggcagcagagcaggtcctttggacccgaggttcctgtgtggagaagctcctagacgaagggaagactgatgaaaacaaggaccttcctccagagccaaaagagagagaataaatatctatttgttaaaaagccatccacttttggtatttctgttatagcagcactagatgacgacGACAACCAGGaaaatgtcttccaaatttcttgacatagataagtgagcacctccagtgctgtatctctTTGCTGGAACATTTCAATtcatactccatcaattcctggagcctttctTTCTGCCAtaccctcagtgcagcttggtcttcttcagtgccatttgttattgatcatatgctacttcctaaaATAGCTGaaagtcaactaattctttttgtataatgactctgtatattccttccatcttcttttgttgctgccTAGAGCCCCTAATTGGTCTATGTTCATTCTTGCTCCCACTCCAATTCATTCTTCCAACAGCCAAGGTAaccttttaaaaattctaatCTAAACTTATTACTCCTCTGCTTAAAATTCAAAGACTTCTCAATGCTTTTAGTAAAAAGTTCTCCAATTCCTAACAGCTTATGAGGGCTTGTATGATCGAACTTCTCCAGTACCATCTTGCCTTTGCTCTTTAACCCCAAAGCATCATGAAGTTCTTCTAGTTCTGCACAAGCTGTCCTCCCTCTTGCTTCTAAGCTTTAGTTAACATGGTTTTTTCTGCTATAAATCTGCCATCGTGGAAGAGTACTGTACTAACATGCCAACTCAAAACTTCGCCTAACTCACTGCAGCTTATTCTCCAGGTCCCAGTTTGAATGTCCCTTCTCGAGGAAGCCTTCCCTGGTTCCCTAGAAGGAACGGCTCCTTACAATTATTTAATACTTTGTTTAATTACTTTAGTATCTGCCTTCTCAGTTAAATCTAAGTTTTATAAGAAAATGACCACATTAGTCTTGTCCACCCTACATCCTCAGTGCCTACTATGCAGTcagtatatatttaaataaaaaaccaaaacaaaacccattgccgtcaagtcgattccaattcatagccaccctacaggacacagcagaactgccccatagggtttccaaagaatggatggtgaattcaaactgccaaccttttggtcagcatctgagctcttaaacactgtgccaccagggttcttgagTTTAAATATTGGTTTTGTATGTGTTGAATGAAAccattttaaactttttattatttaaatgttcATCTTTGAAAAATTTCTTATGGCAATGGGTAAAATTCAAGTTTAACACTTTGAGTCTATTTTAAATTCCTCCAGGACTCTACAAAATTCAAATCATTAATATTCTACCTAGCTCCTCTTCTGTTGTCTCTGGAAAACTGATCTTCGGCTTTGCCAGCTCACCACTCTCTTCttctatgaaaagaaaataatgatgAGTATATGAATTAAAATATCTAGCACTTGAGCTACTCCTTCAAGTGATAAGTTACAGTACATAACAGCAACTACTCCTTTTCAATAACTGTGATTCTGAAATAGTATATCTTTCTTCAAAACTTACTTTTAGGCTCATACTACTTTGGGATTAATAACCAGGTAGCTTTTATTAAAAACAAGTCTACTTATACAGGCTTAACAAATTTTGAATTAGAGCCATCCCATTCGCCTAATGAGCTAGTATAAAAATTTAGGAATAcactcaacacagaaaaaaatttaaacaaaccAAAGAACACAGTGGGCCAATTTATTATCATAGTCATCTTTTATCCATACTGAATAATTTAAAATCTACAGATGACAGAAACATGAAGATAAAATTAAGGATGAAATGTGACAAAAAATCATGCAGCTTagtttcataaatttgaataaaaattcTTACCGGGAAGCACACATTTCCAAAGGCCATATGTTTTTCCTACCACAGTTTGCCATAGTCTCAACGTCCCATCTTCAGAACCACTGGCATAGAGTTCTCCATCGGGACTAAATCTCACACAGTGAATAGGACCAAAGTGTCCTTTGTAGGATTCTGAAAAAGAGAGGGAGGGCATTAAATAATTTAAtaccagttaagtgcttgactagtaaccaaaaggttggtggttgaacccacgcaaaggtaccttggaagaaagtcctggagatctgcttccacaaggttacagacttgaaaaccctatgaagcaattctactcggcaatgcgtggggtcaccatgagtcagaatcgacttgacagcaacttaaCTATTAGGTTTAGTATACACACATTAGAAAAAATACTGTCTATGTAATTGCGGAGATTCAAAATCCGTAAGGGCAAATACAAAGAGCTTTacctaattaaaaacaaaataatcctCCTCAACACAAAGTGGTACATCGTGTCTACCATTTCCCCCTAAGATTTTCCCTTTCCCATTCTAGCATACGTTGTGGTCACATATTATCTCCCTAAAAAAGAAAACGAGGCTTCACTTCATTAAGGATGGAGAAGGAGAAGTAAACAAAGGCCCCCTACATTTAACAGAAAGCAGATCTAAAATCTATGAATTCTAATCTCAACTTTCATTTTCTAACCCCACTGCCTATTTACCAGGGAATTAATTCTTATGACTATAGAGAGCCACCAGATGGAGCTCTTTCACACACACTGTCCCTTAATCTCCCACCACGCCCTAGAGTCCACTAGTCATTCTGTCACACAGAATAGAGAGATCTAGGATTAATATTGATCATTAAATATTTCAATATGAAATCTAGCAAAAAAACACAGACATTAAACAGTGCTGCTCTGTTTAAGTCATAGCCTCTCACGTTAGTTCTCAATCTCTTCGCTGTACCAATGCTCCTGTTCTATCTCCTTGTTTGCTCAACTCAAAGACCCCCATGCATTATCTTCCCCCAATTCTGTCCAACGAGACAACAGAAAGGAAATTACAAGAGTAGAAAGAACATGAGGTTTTGGAATGAGAACGAGTGGGTTCAAGGTCCAGTACCTAGTAGCTAGGACCTCAGGAAAATAATCCATAAAACTGTTTTTGGTTCTTTGTGCATAATTCTAACAAGTTTAGTTTTTTTGGGGTGGCAGAGCAGGACAGCTAAAAGCATGTtagaacaataacaaaaagttgCAGCTTATAtacaagaaaattataaaaaactaAATACACAACTTCAAAAAGCAAAACTAATTGGGAAGGCTAAAAAGATCTGAGCACCATACATAACTATATGAAATACCTAGTTCATCAAGTAGCTATGAAGTTAGGATGTGCGTTAACGTCAAATTAATACTCCATTGCCTACTCTTTTTCTTTATAAGGACTATTACCATGAAAATAGAAGCAAGCTcaaactcaaaaaaataaaaaaacaaacccactgccgcaaagttgattctgactcatagcaactctatataggacagagaagaactgccctatacggtttccaaggagcggctggtggattcgaactgctgacctagtagctctgtttagcagccaagctttaaaccacagtgccaccagagctccagattCCTGAAGGTATCCCTATAATATGCTAccactgtttttttcccccacactATGGTCTACAGAGTCTTAGGGATTTCTCAAAGTTGGCCAAAAGGAAGTGAAGTGGGGTTAGACAGGGCTACATGCCTGCACCATACTTCAGAAATAAAAACTCTCCTTGGATCTGTTTAATGTACGGGACTTGGAAGTAAGACTGAAACATTCCCCCAACCCCTcacaaaaaaaactctgaaaatcATTGCACTGTAGTACAGAAATCCAGTATAATGATGACTTAAGTTAAAGGGAAAAGTTTCAGCATACTGTTCATAGTTCTATAAAAATTTCTATCCAAAATAGATTAGAAAAAACCCTTTACTTTTTCACTTGGAAGCTGCAAGCTTTAGATAGCTAAAAATTTTGCTTTCAATGGACTATATATATACAAGTGAGGCATTAATTACTGAAACCCAACATTTAATAAAGGTTGCTGTTAGTGGTGGCAGTGGTtgctgattcacagtgaccccatgtattacagagtagaactgctccgtagggttttcttagtCATAATCTTACTGGAAACAGATCACTGAGACTtgtcttccatggtactgctggatgggtttgaaccgacaacctttaggttaacaagGTTAAGCGAGGAATAAGACAGCAACTCACCTAATTCCTCTCCACTATTATAATCATACTTATAAAGTTTAAAATCTTCACCACCTGCAACAAGAAATTCTTTCTCAGGGTGAAGAGATGCAGAATTGATGGTTGCAGGAGCTTCAAAAGATTTAATCGGatccaagctaaaaaaaaaagtaaataataaatgttcatatattttgaatactgtataaaaaattcaagaaaaaattaGTTACATTTAAACTGTTAAGTACCCTAATTGTCATTTGTtactcaaaaagaaaataaaggtatTTCTTGGACATACCTCACTGCACTATGAAAAGCAATGGTACGTCCATAGGTTATTACCAAGATCTCTCCCTCAGGAATATATTCCATACTGCTGACAGACATATTAAAATTCAGAGATTTCACTTCTGTCATAGTAGCCTGATCCCAAAggctgcaaaaaaaggaaaaataaggtgatgtttatgcattcaggAAAAAACTTAGATCCTAATTACATCTCCAGATTAACCAACTAAAGAATAATCACAATTGTAATCAAACACACATATTCAAAGTCATAAATCAGAGATGACACAGAGGGGATTCCTACACAATGTTAGATTATTTAGTAGTTTATTGGCGAAGTTAATTTTAATGACTAaatatgcttccaaaaaaatTTAGCAAAACTATTAAAACACAAGTACTATTCTAATCAATTTTCAGTATTGCTTTTAACAGTGGTTCTCACCCTATTTTTGTGAATCTGATGACACAACTATACATCTACATTTCCACAGAAAACGGTGTCAGCACACAAATATTTTGTATAGAATTTCAGGGATTTCATGGACCACCTGTCCAGAGACCCAGGTTAAGAAAACCGgcttgtagttttaattttctttcgaGCTCTGCTCTACGAACAATATAAATATGATTTACTGTGAATTTAAGTATTAATATTAAGAGACAACTCTTCCTGCATATTATTTATCATAAGTCCTATTTAAAGTATAAGCCCTGGGGacaaatatttttcaaagtttaaatTACTAAAGAAAAATTACTTACCGGACAGTTTTATCATCAGCTGAAAGAATCTGTTTATCCTCACTGCACCATAGAACCTTTTTAATACCAGAGTTGTGACCACTGATCTCCTTAGGTTCTAAAGATAAaacaattgattttttaaatattctaaatTAGACTGCAACTGTTCAAAGCTCAGCACAATTCAGACTTAATGTTTACTACACAGAATAAATTTAGTTTTCCTATACTGAACGGAAATTTATGTGCAAGAACTATGACGTCATTACGTTAAAAAAAACAGGGAGTAAATACAGCTTTCCCTCCAGGCAAATTTTCTGCACAATTAATGATACTGAAAAGCATTATTGCTACCCCTCCTccaaaaaagaataacaaatgtGGCGTAATTTAATAAGAACACAGGCAACCCAGAAACAAGACAGCCTGAGCTAACCCCAGTACTGTCACTAACTCTGGGATCCTCAACCAAGGCACTGTTGTCAAAAACTAACAGAGAAAAAGATGAATGTAGGGGCtgcaagaggagaaagaaaataaacagcaCAGTAATTTCTATACTCAGAGAAACAGATAACAAAAATGTGAACCTGTCTGTCGGAGACTTTCCCTTCAAAAGGTttcaaaaaaaaatccttgttgTTACCTCTGGACAAATGCAAATGCTCAAAGGGACGCATTCAACACTACTTGGACTCTAAGCATGCTACCTAACCTTTCTAAGACCacatttcttcatctgaaaaatggaataACAGTATTTAGTATATCTCATAATTCTATTCTAAGGATCAAAGCAGAATATACATACAAAGTGACAAACACAGTGCCTGCCATGCAGTTAATGCTCAGGTAATTACCGTTATTTCCACTGCTAGTATACAATGGAACAGCCACTTTCCAAAGGCAGCTTTGGGAAAGGTAAAAGAGGATGAAAAAAGTTCACCCAAGTCCTGAACTACGTCGTTATGGCTGGAAGATTCCCTGATTAAGTAAGGTCAGAGTACTCTGCCAATATTTTGGCAAaacatcagaaaaatggaaagaataactCCCAGGTGCCAATGGAGAACAAGAAGTCTATAAACGAAGTTGGTGTCCTCACCTTAGAAACATTTTTAGAAATGGAAGGCATCTTAAGAGAATAATCACTCGTATCATATATGATTAAAGGTGATAAAAAAATGACTTGCCCCAATTATACATTGTTAATAGTAGTagcaaaaattaaaacagaaccCTGTCTTATCTCCAAGCCCGGTGAATTTCCAAATATAACACACTATTCAGTATACAGGCAGTTAATTTCCAATAAAGTTTTGAGTCTCTTGCtactcttttaaattttatttataaataggTAATACCcacaatacaaaatttaaaagggACCAAAGAATAAATAATAGATAAAACGAAATTGTTTATCCTGTTCCGGTAGCttttaataaaatgttattaagATACAGAAAGAAGTAAAGTTGAATATTTTTTCCAACTGGGAAGAAAAAATTTTTCTAAAACTTCTTTGTAATGACAAAATtcataaaagaaatgaaagattgcaccaaaatttaaaaatctgtttatCCTGAAGCTCTATTAACAAAACTAAAAAGCAAAGGACTAATTGGAATATGATAAACTCTTAAAAACCAGTAAGACAAAAATAAACATTACAACaaacaaatgggcaaaggacataaaaAGGCAGTTAGCTCACAAAAGAATATATTAAAATGATATCCAACAGAATTTTAACCTCATAAATAACTTCTTAAAGTTCACATCAATATAACAGAATACCATTTTTCTTCTATTAAACTGGCAAAGATGTTACCAGTGTTAGCTAGAacaacccacccactgctgtcaagccgattccaactcatagagatcc
Proteins encoded in this window:
- the STRAP gene encoding serine-threonine kinase receptor-associated protein isoform X1: MALRQTPLTCSGHTRPVVDLAFSGITPYGYFLISACKDGKPMLRQGDTGDWIGTFLGHKGAVWGATLNKDATKAATAAADFTAKVWDAVSGDELMTLAHKHIVKTVDFTQDSNYLLTGGQDKLLRIYDLNKPEAEPKEISGHNSGIKKVLWCSEDKQILSADDKTVRLWDQATMTEVKSLNFNMSVSSMEYIPEGEILVITYGRTIAFHSAVSLDPIKSFEAPATINSASLHPEKEFLVAGGEDFKLYKYDYNSGEELESYKGHFGPIHCVRFSPDGELYASGSEDGTLRLWQTVVGKTYGLWKCVLPEEESGELAKPKISFPETTEEELEEIASENSDSIYSSTPEVKA
- the STRAP gene encoding serine-threonine kinase receptor-associated protein isoform X2; amino-acid sequence: MALRQTPLTCSGHTRPVVDLAFSGITPYGYFLISACKDGKPMLRQGDTGDWIGTFLGHKGAVWGATLNKDATKAATAAADFTAKVWDAVSGDELMTLAHKHIVKTVDFTQDSNYLLTGGQDKLLRIYDLNKPEAEPKEISGHNSGIKKVLWCSEDKQILSADDKTVRLWDQATMTEVKSLNFNMSVSSMEYIPEGEILVITYGRTIAFHSAVSLDPIKSFEAPATINSASLHPEKEFLVAGGEDFKLYKYDYNSGEELESYKGHFGPIHCVRFSPDGELYASGSEDGTLRLWQTVVGKTYGLWKCVLPEESGELAKPKISFPETTEEELEEIASENSDSIYSSTPEVKA